A region from the Perca fluviatilis chromosome 16, GENO_Pfluv_1.0, whole genome shotgun sequence genome encodes:
- the LOC120543675 gene encoding microtubule-associated protein 11-like isoform X1 yields the protein MVQMMESQCEYFMYFPAVPITDLSDPARYRTLPRRSHLYLGETVRFLLVLRCRDAGATPTEHGPAGGAEGTAAGFGTESASSRAWRELAGSLCAVASVSPGDSSRHRGNHHQHHHDYQSSGDEANEDGEEDYIAAAEAAIAALGSRVDSRCRSFRDCKPLLIHNSSGTAAREFRRAPVQSPLDEPVVLTDEVIFPLTVSLDKLPVSTLKVKVMVTVWKKEAEKAEVQELGYLSVLQQREPTHTFRHDLNTFKAQVSTTLTVLPPPTVRCKQMTVSGKHLAVLKVLNESSQEELSVRDVRILPNLNASYLPMMPDGSVLLVDNVCHQSGEVGMASFCRVESLACRLPSMLSALEEHDFLFQLHLNDMPQDDSNEGLEVPLVAVLQWSTPKMPFTNCIYTHYRLPSIRLDRPRFVMTASCPSTVRVKEHFKVKYVLLNNLQDFLAVRLVWTPDGRGPVDDSPLAAVVCHSPLSNLGHCRKGSTLSFSVAFQILKPGLYELSQHMKLKLQFTASVSNPPPDARPLSRKNSPSSPAFRDLLDRHQASLGRSQSFSHQQPSRSHIMRTGSAMERRAITPPVGSPVGRPLYLPPQDKSLLTLDKIAKRECKVLVLDPVS from the exons ATGGTGCAGATGATGGAGTCGCAGTGCGAGTATTTCATGTATTTCCCGGCGGTGCCCATCACGGATCTGTCGGACCCGGCACGGTACCGCACTCTGCCCCGCCGGAGTCACCTCTACCTCGGGGAGACGGTCCGATTCCTGCTGGTGCTGCGCTGCAGGGACGCTGGGGCGACTCCAACCGAGCACGGCCCCG cagggggcgctgagGGCACCGCAGCCGGTTTTGGGACGGAGTCGGCCAGTAGCCGGGCGTGGAGAGAGCTGGCCGGCTCTCTGTGCGCCGTGGCCAGCGTGAGTCCCGGTGACAGTAGCCGCCATCGAGGCAACCACCACCAGCATCACCACGACTACCAGAGCAGCGGGGACGAGGCCAACGAGGACGGCGAGGAAGACTACATCGCAGCGGCAGAGGCAGCCATCGCGGCGCTCGGCAGCAGGGTGGACTCCCGGTGTCGGAGCTTCAGGGACTGCAAGCCGCTGCTCATCCACAACTCATCTGGGACGGCGGCGAGGGAGTTCCGCAGGGCGCCTGTTCAG TCTCCTCTGGACGAGCCGGTGGTGTTGACCGATGAAGTCATCTTCCCCCTCACCGTCTCGCTGGACAAACTCCCCGTCAGCACGCTGAAGGTCAAG gtgatggTCACGGTGTGGAAGAAGGAGGCGGAGAAAGCCGAGGTGCAGGAACTCGGATACCTGAGCGTCCTGCAGCAACGAGAGCCAACACACACCTTCAGACACGACCTGAACACCTTCAAGGCTCAGg TGAGCACTACTCTGACCGTGCTGCCGCCTCCCACCGTCCGCTGTAAGCAGATGACCGTCTCTGGGAAGCACCTCGCCGTCCtcaaag TGTTGAATGAGTCTTCTCAGGAGGAGTTGAGTGTTCGGGATGTTCGTATTTTGCCAAATCTCAACGCGTCCTACCTTCCCATGATGCCCGACGGCTCCGTGCTGCTGGTGGACAACGTGTG CCACCAGTCAGGGGAGGTGGGCATGGCGTCTTTCTGCAGGGTGGAGAGCCTGGCCTGCCGCCTTCCCAGCATGCTCAGCGCTTTGGAGGAGCACGACTTCCTGTTCCAGCTGCACCTCAACGACATGCCGCAAGATGACTCCAACGAG GGGCTGGAGGTTCCCCTGGTCGCTGTGCTGCAGTGGTCAACTCCCAAGATGCCTTTCACCAACTGCATCTACACCCACTACAG gttgCCTAGTATCCGTCTGGACCGGCCTCGGTTCGTGATGACGGCGAGCTGTCCCAGCACCGTCAGAGTGAAGGAACACTTTAAGGTCAAATACGTTCTGctcaacaacctgcaggactTCCTGGCCGTCCGGCTCGTCTGGACTCCAGACG GTCGCGGTCCGGTGGATGACTCCCCGCTGGCTGCGGTGGTCTGCCACAGTCCGCTCAGTAACCTCGGCCACTGTCGGAAAGGCAGCACGCTGTCCTTCAGCGTGGCCTTCCAGATCCTCAAACCAGGACTCTAcgag CTGAGTCAACACATGAAGTTGAAGCTCCAGTTCACGGCCTCGGTGTCCAACCCTCCGCCTGACGCTCGCCCGCTGTCAC GTAAAAACAGCCCGTCCAGCCCGGCGTTTCGAGACCTGCTGGACCGGCACCAGGCCAGTCTGGGCCGGTCCCAGTCCTTCTCCCACCAGCAGCCGTCTCGGTCCCACATCATGAG GACGGGCAGTGCCATGGAGCGCCGGGCCATCACCCCTCCTGTTGGCTCTCCGGTGGGCCGGCCCCTCTACCTGCCTCCTCAGGACAAATCTCTGCTCACGCTGGACAAGATCGCCAAGAGGGAGTGTAAAGTCCTGGTGCTGGATCCTGTCAGCTAG
- the LOC120543675 gene encoding microtubule-associated protein 11-like isoform X2, whose product MVQMMESQCEYFMYFPAVPITDLSDPARYRTLPRRSHLYLGETVRFLLVLRCRDAGATPTEHGPGGAEGTAAGFGTESASSRAWRELAGSLCAVASVSPGDSSRHRGNHHQHHHDYQSSGDEANEDGEEDYIAAAEAAIAALGSRVDSRCRSFRDCKPLLIHNSSGTAAREFRRAPVQSPLDEPVVLTDEVIFPLTVSLDKLPVSTLKVKVMVTVWKKEAEKAEVQELGYLSVLQQREPTHTFRHDLNTFKAQVSTTLTVLPPPTVRCKQMTVSGKHLAVLKVLNESSQEELSVRDVRILPNLNASYLPMMPDGSVLLVDNVCHQSGEVGMASFCRVESLACRLPSMLSALEEHDFLFQLHLNDMPQDDSNEGLEVPLVAVLQWSTPKMPFTNCIYTHYRLPSIRLDRPRFVMTASCPSTVRVKEHFKVKYVLLNNLQDFLAVRLVWTPDGRGPVDDSPLAAVVCHSPLSNLGHCRKGSTLSFSVAFQILKPGLYELSQHMKLKLQFTASVSNPPPDARPLSRKNSPSSPAFRDLLDRHQASLGRSQSFSHQQPSRSHIMRTGSAMERRAITPPVGSPVGRPLYLPPQDKSLLTLDKIAKRECKVLVLDPVS is encoded by the exons ATGGTGCAGATGATGGAGTCGCAGTGCGAGTATTTCATGTATTTCCCGGCGGTGCCCATCACGGATCTGTCGGACCCGGCACGGTACCGCACTCTGCCCCGCCGGAGTCACCTCTACCTCGGGGAGACGGTCCGATTCCTGCTGGTGCTGCGCTGCAGGGACGCTGGGGCGACTCCAACCGAGCACGGCCCCG ggggcgctgagGGCACCGCAGCCGGTTTTGGGACGGAGTCGGCCAGTAGCCGGGCGTGGAGAGAGCTGGCCGGCTCTCTGTGCGCCGTGGCCAGCGTGAGTCCCGGTGACAGTAGCCGCCATCGAGGCAACCACCACCAGCATCACCACGACTACCAGAGCAGCGGGGACGAGGCCAACGAGGACGGCGAGGAAGACTACATCGCAGCGGCAGAGGCAGCCATCGCGGCGCTCGGCAGCAGGGTGGACTCCCGGTGTCGGAGCTTCAGGGACTGCAAGCCGCTGCTCATCCACAACTCATCTGGGACGGCGGCGAGGGAGTTCCGCAGGGCGCCTGTTCAG TCTCCTCTGGACGAGCCGGTGGTGTTGACCGATGAAGTCATCTTCCCCCTCACCGTCTCGCTGGACAAACTCCCCGTCAGCACGCTGAAGGTCAAG gtgatggTCACGGTGTGGAAGAAGGAGGCGGAGAAAGCCGAGGTGCAGGAACTCGGATACCTGAGCGTCCTGCAGCAACGAGAGCCAACACACACCTTCAGACACGACCTGAACACCTTCAAGGCTCAGg TGAGCACTACTCTGACCGTGCTGCCGCCTCCCACCGTCCGCTGTAAGCAGATGACCGTCTCTGGGAAGCACCTCGCCGTCCtcaaag TGTTGAATGAGTCTTCTCAGGAGGAGTTGAGTGTTCGGGATGTTCGTATTTTGCCAAATCTCAACGCGTCCTACCTTCCCATGATGCCCGACGGCTCCGTGCTGCTGGTGGACAACGTGTG CCACCAGTCAGGGGAGGTGGGCATGGCGTCTTTCTGCAGGGTGGAGAGCCTGGCCTGCCGCCTTCCCAGCATGCTCAGCGCTTTGGAGGAGCACGACTTCCTGTTCCAGCTGCACCTCAACGACATGCCGCAAGATGACTCCAACGAG GGGCTGGAGGTTCCCCTGGTCGCTGTGCTGCAGTGGTCAACTCCCAAGATGCCTTTCACCAACTGCATCTACACCCACTACAG gttgCCTAGTATCCGTCTGGACCGGCCTCGGTTCGTGATGACGGCGAGCTGTCCCAGCACCGTCAGAGTGAAGGAACACTTTAAGGTCAAATACGTTCTGctcaacaacctgcaggactTCCTGGCCGTCCGGCTCGTCTGGACTCCAGACG GTCGCGGTCCGGTGGATGACTCCCCGCTGGCTGCGGTGGTCTGCCACAGTCCGCTCAGTAACCTCGGCCACTGTCGGAAAGGCAGCACGCTGTCCTTCAGCGTGGCCTTCCAGATCCTCAAACCAGGACTCTAcgag CTGAGTCAACACATGAAGTTGAAGCTCCAGTTCACGGCCTCGGTGTCCAACCCTCCGCCTGACGCTCGCCCGCTGTCAC GTAAAAACAGCCCGTCCAGCCCGGCGTTTCGAGACCTGCTGGACCGGCACCAGGCCAGTCTGGGCCGGTCCCAGTCCTTCTCCCACCAGCAGCCGTCTCGGTCCCACATCATGAG GACGGGCAGTGCCATGGAGCGCCGGGCCATCACCCCTCCTGTTGGCTCTCCGGTGGGCCGGCCCCTCTACCTGCCTCCTCAGGACAAATCTCTGCTCACGCTGGACAAGATCGCCAAGAGGGAGTGTAAAGTCCTGGTGCTGGATCCTGTCAGCTAG